In Oscillospiraceae bacterium, the following proteins share a genomic window:
- a CDS encoding valine--tRNA ligase, whose protein sequence is MPKELEKNYDPLLFEDKLYKNWEENGWFHDEPDPEKQPYTIVIPPPNITGQLHMGHALDNTLQDILIRYKRMSGFCTLWLPGTDHASIATEAKIVEAMRKEGLSKEDIGREKFLERAWAWKEQYGNRIIEQLKKMGSSCDWSRTRFTMDEGCSKAVKEVFIRLYEKGLIYRGERIINWCPHCLTSISDAEVEYEDQKGHFWHLRYPLSDGTGYIELATTRPETMLGDTAVAVHPKDKRYKKLVGKTVILPLVGREIPIVADEYVDPEFGTGVVKITPAHDPNDFEVGRRHNLELINVMTPDAKITADYPKYAGMDRYEARKAIVKDLEEQGYLIRVEDHDHNVGTCYRCSTTVEPRASLQWFVQMEPLAKPAIEAVRSGDIKFVPERFDKTYFHWMENIRDWCISRQLWWGHRIPAFYCDDCGEMIVTKEENPVCPKCGKPMRQDPDTLDTWFSSALWPFSTLGWPDETKDLSYFYPTNTLVTGYDIITFWVSRMIFSGLEYMGEKPFDTVLIHGLVRDAQGRKMSKSLGNGIDPLEIIDKYGADALRFALATGNAPGNDMRFSDEKIESSRNFCNKIWNAARFILMNLKSDITPDLLPKTLVPEDKWILTRYTRTTREVNELLDRFEIGMALGKLYDFIWDEFCDWFIELSKDRLYDGGTPAEEATQVLCYVMSNTLKLLHPFLPFITEEIWQTLPHDGDTIMLASYPQYDAALDFGDEADMVETVMAAVKAIRNRRAEMNVAPSRKAVVHIDSEHISKYLDCKRFFVRLASCSDVVEGTTDGISIVTDDAKMTIPIAELVDIEAEKARLKKELEAAQKELGQIEGKLANQAFVDRAPPAVVEEQRQRREKLLSRIEVIHKTELELQ, encoded by the coding sequence ATGCCCAAAGAGCTCGAAAAGAACTATGATCCGCTTCTGTTTGAAGACAAATTATATAAGAACTGGGAGGAAAACGGCTGGTTCCACGATGAGCCCGATCCCGAAAAACAGCCCTATACCATCGTGATCCCGCCGCCCAATATCACCGGGCAGCTGCATATGGGTCACGCCCTTGACAATACGCTTCAAGATATCCTCATACGCTATAAGCGCATGAGCGGTTTCTGCACGCTCTGGCTGCCGGGCACCGACCACGCCTCTATTGCCACCGAGGCTAAGATCGTCGAGGCCATGCGCAAAGAGGGCTTGTCAAAAGAGGACATTGGGCGCGAGAAGTTTCTGGAACGCGCCTGGGCCTGGAAAGAGCAGTACGGCAACCGCATCATTGAGCAGCTCAAGAAAATGGGTTCCTCTTGCGACTGGTCAAGAACCCGCTTCACAATGGACGAGGGCTGTTCTAAGGCCGTTAAAGAGGTTTTTATCCGTCTGTATGAAAAAGGGCTGATCTATCGCGGTGAGCGTATCATCAACTGGTGTCCGCACTGCTTAACTTCGATTTCCGATGCCGAGGTTGAATACGAAGATCAAAAAGGCCACTTCTGGCACCTGCGCTATCCGCTTTCGGACGGCACCGGTTATATCGAATTAGCCACCACACGCCCGGAGACCATGCTGGGTGATACTGCAGTCGCCGTGCATCCGAAGGATAAACGCTATAAAAAACTGGTCGGCAAGACCGTGATTCTGCCGCTGGTGGGGCGCGAAATTCCGATTGTAGCTGATGAATACGTCGATCCGGAATTCGGTACCGGCGTGGTTAAAATCACTCCCGCGCACGACCCCAACGATTTTGAGGTTGGACGCCGCCACAATCTGGAGCTTATCAACGTGATGACGCCGGACGCTAAGATCACCGCTGATTATCCGAAATATGCGGGTATGGACCGTTACGAGGCCCGTAAGGCCATCGTCAAGGACTTGGAAGAGCAGGGGTATCTGATTCGCGTCGAGGATCACGACCATAATGTCGGCACCTGCTATCGCTGCTCTACAACGGTTGAGCCGCGCGCATCCTTACAGTGGTTTGTGCAGATGGAACCGCTAGCCAAACCGGCCATCGAAGCCGTTCGCAGCGGTGATATCAAATTTGTTCCGGAGCGTTTTGATAAGACCTATTTCCACTGGATGGAGAACATCCGCGACTGGTGCATTTCGCGTCAGCTCTGGTGGGGTCACCGTATTCCGGCATTTTACTGCGACGACTGTGGTGAGATGATTGTCACAAAAGAAGAAAACCCCGTTTGCCCCAAATGCGGAAAACCGATGCGTCAGGACCCGGATACGCTGGATACCTGGTTTTCCTCGGCGCTCTGGCCGTTTTCGACGCTCGGTTGGCCGGACGAAACCAAAGATTTGTCCTATTTCTATCCGACCAATACCCTCGTGACCGGCTACGACATCATCACTTTCTGGGTCTCGCGCATGATCTTCTCGGGCCTTGAATACATGGGCGAAAAACCGTTCGATACCGTGTTGATCCATGGCCTGGTGCGCGACGCGCAGGGACGCAAGATGTCCAAATCGCTTGGCAACGGCATCGACCCGCTCGAGATTATTGATAAATACGGCGCCGACGCACTCCGGTTCGCTTTGGCCACCGGCAACGCACCCGGCAACGATATGCGCTTCTCTGACGAGAAGATTGAATCGAGCCGCAACTTCTGCAACAAGATCTGGAACGCGGCGCGTTTTATCCTGATGAACCTGAAATCCGATATTACCCCGGATTTGCTGCCCAAAACCCTTGTACCTGAGGATAAATGGATTCTGACCCGTTACACCCGGACAACCCGCGAAGTCAATGAGCTGCTTGATCGGTTTGAGATCGGTATGGCGCTCGGAAAACTCTATGATTTTATCTGGGACGAGTTCTGCGACTGGTTCATCGAGCTGTCAAAAGACCGTCTGTACGACGGTGGTACACCGGCAGAAGAAGCGACGCAAGTGCTGTGTTATGTCATGAGCAACACGCTCAAACTCCTGCACCCGTTCTTACCCTTTATCACCGAGGAGATTTGGCAGACGCTCCCGCACGACGGCGATACCATTATGCTGGCCTCCTATCCGCAATATGACGCGGCTCTTGATTTCGGCGATGAAGCCGATATGGTCGAGACGGTCATGGCTGCGGTCAAAGCCATCCGCAACCGCAGAGCCGAAATGAATGTTGCGCCGTCGAGAAAAGCTGTCGTGCATATCGACAGTGAACACATCAGCAAATACCTTGACTGCAAACGTTTCTTTGTGCGTCTTGCAAGCTGCAGCGATGTGGTCGAGGGCACGACCGACGGCATTTCGATTGTCACCGACGACGCTAAAATGACAATTCCGATTGCGGAACTGGTCGACATTGAAGCCGAAAAAGCGCGATTGAAAAAGGAACTCGAAGCGGCTCAAAAGGAACTCGGTCAGATTGAAGGCAAACTCGCCAATCAGGCATTCGTAGACAGAGCACCGCCCGCAGTCGTCGAAGAACAGCGCCAGCGCCGTGAAAAACTCCTTTCCCGCATCGAAGTCATTCATAAAACCGAACTGGAATTGCAATAA